GGAAAGCTTCGGCGGCCTCGACATCCTGGTGCTTAATGCCTCCGGCGGTATGGAAACCGGCGTGGAGGAGAACTACGCGCTGAAGCTGAACCGCGACGCGCAGGTCAACATGCTCACGGCCGCACTCGAAGTGATGCCCGCAGGTTCGCGGGTGGTCTTCGTCACCAGCCACCAGGCGCATTTCATTCGCTCCGTACCGACCATGCCGGAATACGAGGCCGTTGCCCTGAGCAAGCGTGCCGGCGAGGACGCGCTGCGGGCCATGCTGCCGCAGCTGGACGAGAAGGGCATCAGCCTGGTGGTGGTCTCCGGCGACATGATCGAAGGCACCGTGACGGCAACCCTGCTGGACCGGGCCAACCCGGGCGCCATCGAAGCCCGCCGCGAGGAAGCCGGTCGGCTTTACTCCGTGCAGGAGTTCGGCGCCGAAGTAGCCCGCATGGCCACTGCCGATGTTCCGTCCGGACACACCGAATACGTGGGCGGCGCGGATTACCTTTCCGCAGGGGCGGCAGCCGACCGGGCGGGCGATCCCGCCTAGAGCTTCACGAAGTGCTGAACCACGTCCAGTTGGGGCAGGTTCAGCACGGCATCCGCGGCGGCCTGCACTGCCGGTTTGGCGTTAAACGCCACTCCCAGTGCGGCCGCCGCGAGCATGTCCAGGTCATTGGCGCCGTCGCCCACCGCAATGGTGTGCCCGGGTGCCACACCCAGCTCACGAGCCCACTCAGCCAGGGAACGGGCCTTGACCGCACGGTCCACGACTTCCCCCGACACAGCGCCGGTCAGCACCCCGTCCTCGATTTCCAGCAGGTTCGCCCTGCGGAAGCTGAGCCGCAGCCGGTCGGCCAGCGGATCAAGCACCTGGGTGAAACCGCCGGACACCACGGCAACCCCGTGCCCGGCCGCAAGGAACTCCTTCACCAGCAGTTCCGCGCCGTCGGAAAGCTCAATCCGGGCACCCACTTCGTCGATTACGGACGCCGGCAGTCCGGCGAGCGTTTTCACCCGGGCGTGCAGGCTAGCGGCAAAATCCAGTTCCCCGCGCATGGCGGCCTCGGTCACCGCTGCCACCTCCGCTTCCCGCCCTGCGTGCGCCGCCAGCAGTTCAATGACTTCCTGTTTGATCAGGGTCGAGTCCACGTCAAGCACCAGCAGCTTCCGGGCATCCTCGAGGAGCGACGGCGGCACCACGGCGCTGTGCTCACCGCCTGGCCTCGCCGGCACCGCTGCCGCGGCTGCTTCGACGGCGCGCCGCAGCCGGGGGAGTCCGCCGTCGTAGCCAACGTAAAGCTTGGACACGGTGAAACCGTTCCCCGCAGCGTTCTCCAGTTCCAGGATCCGCGCGCCCAAGCCGGAGACGGCAGCCTGGACCGCCCCCAGATAGGCGTCGGACAGGTCCCGCCCGTAGCTGACGACACTGTATTCGGGGGAGTTCGGCATGGTTTCCGTTCTGCTCGGTCCAACGGGTGGGTACGTGTTTGCTACGGGGATCCCCGGCCGCGTCTGCGTGGCCGCCGGGGCGCATCGTTTCGCCAATGCCCCTTTCTTTAGCCTAATGTCTAGTGCTATGAGTGATGTTCTTGAATTTGCCGGCGTAAGCGTTGTCCGCGGCGGCAAAATCCTGTTGGACGGCGTCAACTGGCAGGTCAAGGAGGGGGAGCGTTGGGTCATCATGGGCCCCAACGGTGCCGGAAAGACCACGCTGCTGCAGATTGCCAGCGGCCGGATGCACCCCACCCGCGGCGTAGCGGGAATCCTCGAGGAAGTCCTCGGCGCGGTGGACGTCTTTGAACTCCGCCCGCGCATCGGCCTGGCCTCCGCGGCCTTGGCCGGGCAGATCCCCGAAGATGAAACAGTCCTCAACGTGGTGCTCACGGCGTCCTACGGGATGACCGGGCGCTGGCGTGAAAAGTACGAAAAGCTCGACGAACGGCGCGCCTTCCGCCTCCTGCACGAGTGGGGCATGTCCACCTTCATGAACCGCCGCTTCTCCTCCCTCAGCGAAGGGGAGCGCAAGCGCGTTCAGATCGCCCGCGCCCTGATGACGGATCCGGAACTGCTGCTGCTGGACGAGCCGGCCGCCGGCCTGGACCTGGCCGGCCGTGAGGACCTGCTGTTCCGGCTCGGAGAACTGGCCCGGGACGAGGAAGCACCGGCCATGGTGCTGGTCACCCATCATCTGGAAGAGGTCCCGACCGGTTTCACCCACGCCCTGCTGCTCCGCGAAGGCGGCGTGGTGGCGTCCGGTCCCATCGAAGAAGTGTTCACCGAAGAACACCTGAGCACCGCCTTCGACCTGCCGCTGGATCTGCGCCGCGAGGGCGGCCGCTACTCGGCCACTGCCCGGCGCGGCTAGGAGCAGTTTCCGGGTGAACCTCCAGTATTTGTTGTCTGCCGACGATCCCCGCGTCTACGACTACACCTCCCTCACGGACACCTCCCTCCGCAAGCGGCGGGAACCCGAGGAAGGCATGTACATTGCCGAATCCTCCAAGGTCCTGCGCCGCGCGGTCGACGCCGGACACCGCCCGCGGTCCTTCTTCCTGGCCGAGAAATGGCTTCCGGACCTGGCGGACATCCTGGCCCGGTTCCCGGATGTGCCTGCCTACGTAGGTACGCCCGAGGTCCTGGAACAGATCACCGGGTTCCACCTGCACCGCGGCGCCCTGGCAGCGATGGAACGCCCGGCACCCCTGGACCTGCCCGGCCTGCTGGGTACGGCGCGCAGGATTGCGGTGCTGGAGGACATAGTCGACCACACCAACATCGGCGCGATCTTCCGATCCGCTGCCGCCCTGCAGGTGGACGCCGTGCTGGTGACTCCCCGTTGTGCCGATCCGTTGTACCGCCGGGCCATCCGCGTGAGCATGGGCGCCGTCTTCCAGGTTCCGTGGGTGCGGCTGACGGACTGGCCCGGCCAACTCGGACAGCTCCGCGAAGCCGGCTTTGTGACTGCCGCCCTGGCGCTGCGGGAGGATTCCCTGACCTTGGATGAACTGAGCGCCCGCCGCGACGAGCGCCTGGCCCTGGTCCTCGGCACGGAAGGCGACGGCCTGGCCGAGACGACCCTCGCCGGCGTCGACCTGGCCGTGCGCATCCCGATGAGCGGGGGCGTCGATTCGTTGAATGTGGCCGCCGCCAGCGCCGTCGCATTCTGGGAGTGCCGGCCCTAAGGCCGCCGGGCAGCCCGCTGCCCTTACCCTGCAGCCCCTCAGGTGCCAGACTGTGCGCAGTCACCCACCCTTCGAGGACACCAGCGGAGCTGCCATGGAATCCCGTGCAAGCACCCGGCCAGGCAAGGTCCTGGCGCTGTGCGCTGGATTGCTGCTGACCGTTTCA
This genomic stretch from Arthrobacter sp. zg-Y1110 harbors:
- a CDS encoding SDR family oxidoreductase, with translation MGLLEGKAAIVTGSSRGIGAEVARFLAAEGAGVVVNYRQKAPRANKVVAAIEEAGGRAVAVGADLTAAEGTAALVAAAQESFGGLDILVLNASGGMETGVEENYALKLNRDAQVNMLTAALEVMPAGSRVVFVTSHQAHFIRSVPTMPEYEAVALSKRAGEDALRAMLPQLDEKGISLVVVSGDMIEGTVTATLLDRANPGAIEARREEAGRLYSVQEFGAEVARMATADVPSGHTEYVGGADYLSAGAAADRAGDPA
- the serB gene encoding phosphoserine phosphatase SerB, whose translation is MPNSPEYSVVSYGRDLSDAYLGAVQAAVSGLGARILELENAAGNGFTVSKLYVGYDGGLPRLRRAVEAAAAAVPARPGGEHSAVVPPSLLEDARKLLVLDVDSTLIKQEVIELLAAHAGREAEVAAVTEAAMRGELDFAASLHARVKTLAGLPASVIDEVGARIELSDGAELLVKEFLAAGHGVAVVSGGFTQVLDPLADRLRLSFRRANLLEIEDGVLTGAVSGEVVDRAVKARSLAEWARELGVAPGHTIAVGDGANDLDMLAAAALGVAFNAKPAVQAAADAVLNLPQLDVVQHFVKL
- a CDS encoding ABC transporter ATP-binding protein; the encoded protein is MSDVLEFAGVSVVRGGKILLDGVNWQVKEGERWVIMGPNGAGKTTLLQIASGRMHPTRGVAGILEEVLGAVDVFELRPRIGLASAALAGQIPEDETVLNVVLTASYGMTGRWREKYEKLDERRAFRLLHEWGMSTFMNRRFSSLSEGERKRVQIARALMTDPELLLLDEPAAGLDLAGREDLLFRLGELARDEEAPAMVLVTHHLEEVPTGFTHALLLREGGVVASGPIEEVFTEEHLSTAFDLPLDLRREGGRYSATARRG
- a CDS encoding RNA methyltransferase; its protein translation is MNLQYLLSADDPRVYDYTSLTDTSLRKRREPEEGMYIAESSKVLRRAVDAGHRPRSFFLAEKWLPDLADILARFPDVPAYVGTPEVLEQITGFHLHRGALAAMERPAPLDLPGLLGTARRIAVLEDIVDHTNIGAIFRSAAALQVDAVLVTPRCADPLYRRAIRVSMGAVFQVPWVRLTDWPGQLGQLREAGFVTAALALREDSLTLDELSARRDERLALVLGTEGDGLAETTLAGVDLAVRIPMSGGVDSLNVAAASAVAFWECRP